In Malus sylvestris chromosome 2, drMalSylv7.2, whole genome shotgun sequence, the genomic stretch ACAAATGGTAGTTAGAAAATAAATGACTCCTATCCAACTAATACAAATCATATTACCCAAGCTCAAGCAAAATCAACACTAAACAAATGATCAGATGTTGTAGGTTGTCCGGGAACGTCAAACatgaaaatacaaaagaaaaaaaataatcgtATGTATTGAacattaataaataaatgatgAAAGCACAATCTTAGCAATTAAAGAAACGTTGCAATGTTTCTGGATGCAATATatcttcaaaattcaaaacaattaCTTGCTGGAAATTTCATCAGAGTCTGAAAGAAGTATGACATATCGACTCGCTGATGATGAAGCTGACGGTGATAGTAGTAACAGTTaacttaacagattttttaacggatgtatgaaattgaaaaataatataagtaaatgtatgaaattaaaatgttttaaaaatattatatgaaGTTGCAATTAACCCCAAACCTGAggggtaaaatataatttacccaaaaaacaaAGATCAGATTGGTTTCTTTAAAAATATTGCGTCCTTCGTATGATGTTTGTAACATGCGTCACCGGAGTATCAACTTGAAGCTCTCCACATCTCCGTCGTCAAATGTTTCGTAAGCAGCATTGTTTAAGTTCTCTCTGTCAAGGGGAAACTGCAGGTGGGTTTGAATGAAGAAGAACGGAAAATAtcatttttagaaaatgagaaagaaaattataaatgaaattatttttgtcAATAAAAAGATGATGAAAAATATATTTGTCTTCGATTACAACAAAAAAGTTAAGGATAATAACgtaatttcataaaataaaatattttttttttaaatctcacATTCCTGTAAGTTTATCaactctaatttaaaaaaaaaaaaaaaaacaacctcTCTCCTCCACGttatctctcactctcttcccctctccttcaattttaatCAAGGTAAAAAAATTCACACGTTTTGTGTGTGGGCATATACCagttgaaatttaaaaaatgagaaATAAAAAGAGAGATTTAATATTTTATAGGTCGTCTTGGAGTTGGCCATGACTGTAAGAGAGGATAAGCTTGGGTTCCAATggaaaggagaaatttttcaaagcGAGAAGGTAGGGGTTTTTTCACTTGCTCTCTTGgtctttgggcttttggatgggATTGGGACCATTCCAATTACTTACTTAGGCCCCATCACGACTTACAACTTTTTGTCGGTCTATATTGGCTAGAATGAACGTGCTAAACTAGAAATTTGAGGCCTTGAATTAGCGAATGAATGTCCAGTAAGAGTGTCGTGTAGTCGGACTTGTAAGGCTGCCTTTAATAAGAAGTTGTCACGTTTGTCAAAACTGATCCATCTAATTACAAATTGTAACCATATTATGTGTGATGTGATCAGACTTGAAGGGTTGTCTCTCTTAAGAAGTTGTCACGTTGTCAAGTGTATAGCCAGAGGTGAGCACTTTCCTACCAAAGtgttttcctttttcccttTACAAGAGATTTGTGTCACCATTAGATAGGAGATTCGAACACAAGACCTTGAATTTAGAGGCAAACGCTTTTACAAAGCTTCTATGAGCACCTTCTTGTTTACCAAAATTATTGGGACTAAAGGAGGTCTTAACTCCATTTTGGCTAATACTATTCTGTATATTTACGAATGGTTTAAAGTTTGGGTTTAATTGGATAATCAGAGAGTAGTGCATCAGACTATGGATATTCAGAAACTGAAAGCATAATTCATATTCTTCTAACAAGTCCACGCAAATAACCACAATCACAAAGTTCATAACTGGCCTTGTAGAACGCAGTACAAAAGCGTCCAAGTGAAAGTGCTTTCTTCTCATGTAGTTTCATTTAACTTGGTTTTCACATGCCAGTCAGTCATACACGCAACTCCTCAACGTTTGGGCTCAATGGCTCGAAGAGAGCTTCCACTTAAACTCTGATTCACCTCCTCTAACTTTGACGGGTTCTGCTTTGGATTCTGCATGGACAAGAAACCGAAGCCAAAGATAAAGATCCGTTCTGATATACAGAAAGTAAGATGATTATTAACCGTAGGTCTAGTAGAGGCTGTTATTGTTCTGTCATTTTATAGTAAGGAATCTTGAGCATAATTAACGAACCTGATCCTTGTCCACCAAAACTGCCGTACACCTTCAGCAAAATCATTCCGCAAAGACAATCTTATAGCAATGCAATATTCAGTTTCATCACACCAGTTAACTGGTATTGGTCAAGTAAACACATGTTACtttctgaaaatttgaaatactACAACGCAAAACCTATCAAAGGGATGCAACCATGTGATGCAAGAAACGAAAAGGTACAAAGTCCAGACTCACTGTGGATAATTGATTGTCATTTTTCCCAAGCGCAGATGCAACTTTAGCGAATTAATTTTGTCTCAAAGAAAGTGAAAACGGAGCACCCTTTCCAAGACATTAAAGAGCTTCATTAGCTCACTCACCACTGCAATAGAAACAATTTGATAGAAAATACTTGACAGCAACATACAAGCCGCTCAATAGACAAATGGCATTGACAAACTTACCAGTAGCATCTGAACTCTGCGCTGCTTTTCAAGTTCATCACTTGTCTCAAGAACCGACTTATTTGCACCAAATGCTGAAGTTATTTGAGGTAAAAGCCTCTTGAGTTGCGCTTCAGAATCTGGGTTGCTGGTGAATTTCGTCACAGTTGTTTCAATGTCCTGATGGGGATCCTAAGAACTGTATCAACAATGGAGTTGCTTTTATCTCAAGAAACGCATTGGACAATGTGATGATGGCAACGAACGTTAACCACACTAAAGCATCGGAAATTGCGTCTTAGGATAGAAAAGGCATACCTTGATGTTTCGGTTAAATTACCGGGAAAAAGAACTGCCGCGGTGGCTGAAGTATGGACTTGCCTTCATTTATTGAACTGAGAAATCGAAAAATGAAAGAGGCATTTGGCTGAAGTATGCATCACCACCTTGATTGTGCCTCTGGATCAAAAACCTACCATCACCATCAAAATCGTGCATATTTTCCTTCATAGGTTTGTCCCATACTAGATTAACCCCTGTTCCCTGAAATTCACTGTATGTCTCTggcattttaaaagttatatcAACTTTATCCCCGCTTTGCAAATTGAGCTTATCGTTCGATATTTGTCCTTGccaaagaaaacatttttcaagTACAACATCGGGCATTTTTATAACCCGATTTTTCGTACTTTTACGTTGTAGGCTAAAATGTGGAAGCGTATGTATATCAATGCTGGCACGAGGATGACCATCTTTACATCCCATATAAGGGCTTGACTGATAAGGATTTGAGCAGTAAAAGTACAACAGAGTCAGCCCTTCAAAATTACGACCATCACTCGGGGGGATTTCAAAACTAACTTTATTATCATCTTTGACAAACTCGAACCAATCAGGAACATAATTCCCATTGAGAAAAATACCACCATATCCGCAAGAAGTCCATCCCTATATAAACAGTGCAAGTgtcatatctatatatatacatgtacatgTGCATTGTGAGTGTGCATGTGCGCAATAGGAAGAcaattaaagagagagagataccttTAGGACGTTCCTCATAAAATCAGCTGTGAGTTTAGGGCAGTCCCTCATATCAATCCATGTCATGGAGTTTAATGACTTATCCAAGTCTGGAACCTCAGTGAGTGCgcgtgaaccacgtacattcaGTTCTCTCATATTCGACATTTTCGAAAAATTGGGCATTGTTACCAAACGGGAGCAACCAGACGCATCcagaaatttcaaatttgttggTAAATCATAGATTGTATGAAGGCTGAAGCAATTATTTAACCAGAGACCTTCAAGCTTTGAAAGATGACTGAGGCTGGGTAGGGTATGAAGGTTATGGCAGTTACTTAACagcaaattttcaatttttgaaagaCCACTGAGGCTGGGTAGGGTAAGAAAATCAAACTCTGAGAGATATAAATTTCTTAAAGAGTCTAAGCCGTGTAACGAATCGGGAAATTGCAGAGGAAACTTCGAATGCACACCCGCTAGAGATAAATGAGTGAGATTCTTCAATCTTACTGTGGAACGCGGTACTCGTCTTATGGCTGTGGTAGATGCTGAAAGTACTCTCAATGATATCATCTTCCCTAAATCCTCGGGCAGTTCACTGAATTGACAACATTTATCAAGAACAAGAGTCTGAACGGATTTGGACTTGTAGAAATCCCCAGGAAGAGAAATAAGATTCTCACAGCCTGTGAGGTTCACCAAAGAAAGTTTTTTAAGATGACCAATGGAGGGGTGAATCTCGGACAAACTCTTACACCATTGCAATATCAACTCTTCAAGATTTGGGAGATTTGAAAAATCTGGTGATTTTTTTAAGTCATGGCAACTTCCGAGATTAAggattttcaagttttcaagcGACTGTTgcacaaaataaaaggaaaattaaaattaatatccaaaaagaatatctcataaaaaaagagaaggaaatccATAAACAAATAGAAACATTATACATAACATCATGATGTGTAATCAATTGTACCTTGGAGCCCTCCCAAACTTGTACCAATTTGCTACACATTATCTCTAAAATAACTAGTCTTGGTTGATCAAAGAAGTCATCTGGTACGGACTTTAAAGGGCATTCTTCCCAACGCAACCATATTAACCCTTTGGGGAGATGTTTGTATTCTCCATTGAGCTGCACGTTGTAGAGCTGGAGCAGTCTCAGTTTCTTCATATTGGCAAATGCTTCTGTACTGAAACTAGGCATGTTAAACCAACAAGGGAAATATAGAGCAAGTCCTTCAACTTCTTCAGTTCCCTGTTAACAAAAGGTTATATTCATGTGTAAGAAACGGATTATTTGCATATGTTTACATGTATGAATACATGCAAGCACTATTGTTGGCTAATTGAGATGAATGTTACTTAATGTATAATACACATCCGTGAGTTATATGTGCTTTTCATGTACGATgcattaaattcaaaattttattaggAATGTACTTACAGAGCTATCTCTCAATACTTTAGTGACCTCTTGATGGTTCCACAACCTACTCCATTCTCCAGGGTGACGAGGgaatttttcagaaatgattaATTTGGCCATTTCTCGAAGCAAATCATGCATATTCAACATGTTGTTTTCAACAGTTATAAGGCATCGTTCACGAAGGTCACTGATTCCTACTGTTGCAAAAAACTCACATCCATCTAATATTTTTGCGACAAAGTCCTTATGCCATCcaataaagaaacaagaaaTGTCAAGGAATATATCCTTCTGTGCAAGATCTAGCCTTTCAAAGCTTACTCTTAGCGGTTTCATTATTCCTTCATCAGgaaattttttcaatttctccAACTGACTTTTCCACTCTGTTGGGGTTCTTTCAATCATAGAagaacctaaaacttcaagggCTAGTGGCAAACCTCCACAGTAAGAAACCACCTCTTTTGAGAGTTCAAGATATCCTTCATTAGGCCAACTATTTCCAAAGGCATGCCAACTaaagagcttcagagcttcttcttcattcaTTTCCTTAAGCGGATATGTCTTGTCCACTTTCATGTTCACTTGCTTTAGTAAACGTTCATCTCGTGTCGTTATGATAATTCTACTTCCTGGACCAAACCAATCGCGATTTCCAACTATTGCATTTAGTTGTTCCACTTTGTCTACATTGTCAATAATGACAAGTACGCTTCTacgttggagatgattttttatcAGACTCATTCCTTGATCAACACTGGTTATCTTAGACTCGGTCTGTTTCAAGATGTCAGAAACAAGTTTTCCTTGCAAATCAACCAGATCATATTCACTAACGTTGGCAAGGAAACTTTTGAATTGGAACTTATGATGAATTTGGTTATAAATGGCTTTGGCAGCTGTTGTTTTACCCAATCCACCCATACCCCAAATTCCAACCATGCGAACAACATCTGATCCACAATTTGAAAGATAAGTGATGATATCTTGAATGCGATTATATATTCCAACTGGGTGCTTGGCCACATGTAATTTTTCTGCGCTCGGAAGCCATTCCGGGATAATCTTGTCAACAATTTCTCTAATAAGCTTTGCTTCGCGCCTGAAAAATTGAATTGGTAAGCTTAGTAAGTAGGCTCAGTAGGAGCTATTAGTactaatataaacaattttttttccttcttccttcgtgtgtgtgtatatatatatgtacacaaaCTAGCTACTAGCTAGTATGTGATTTTGTGACCAACTTCattaaaagaaacaaattcATTCATGgatatattaaagtttggtgtaTCAATTAAACTCCAATTAAGATTCAAGAAATTTGGGGGATGCGGATTCGGGGTTCGGGTGAAGGCTGCGGTCTGTGGGCTACAGGTTGGGGACGGCCGGGGAGTAGGGATTAGGGATTAGGGATTGGGGGTTGGAAGTGGGAGGTTGACGGGGTGTGAATCAAAGATTGAAGGTGAAGGGGTGGGCTGCGAGCCTGCGAGTGTTGATGGGGTGAAACTAACATGTAAAGTTGTAAACACTTTTAACTAAaatttaagagtaaattgtacaaatggtccctcaactttaatcaaattggagcaatggtccctcaactaaaaattcattaccattggtccctcaacttatcaaaatgtgtagctatagtccttttcatcaattttgtcaaaatattgtcaaaataagctatgttggaataaccatttatataattagggtcccttaactcatcaaagtgtataattatggttcttttcgtcaactatgtcaaaaaatttgtcaaaacgagttatattggaaggactattgttacaattgggttaaagttaaaggaccatttctccatttgaattaaagttcagggaccaatggtaatggatttttagttgagggaccatagctgcacgttttgataagttgagggaccaaaggtaatggatttttagttgagggaccattgctccaatttgattaaagttgagggaccatttgtacaatttactcaaaatTTAAAGGAATTGGTTACGAAGGACTAACGCTCCAGATTTTATCAAGTTCAAGGACAAAatgtaatgaatttttaatttaggAACCAAAGCTACAATTTTCCTCTAGATTTTATATGAGAGATTAAGGCGTATTAATTAAGCATGTTAATTAGTGTAATACAACTTAAATATTGAAAAGCACGTGAATGATTACCGATTATCAGTGATTTGAAGATGGTAGCCAGACAAATTTGCAGCTTTTGTAAGAACCTCTTCCCACTGCTTTACCCCTTCTTGTTTAGCTTCACGTTTCTTGCGTTTCTTGTCATCCTTTTCTTCACCCATGCCCTCTTCGTGCTCCTGAAATTCTTCGGCTAACTCTGCAGCTTCTCTAAGAGCCTTTCTCCACTGCTTTACCCTTTCTCGGTTTTCTTCACGTTTCTTGTCATCTTTTTCTTTACGGATGTTCTTTTTGTGCTTCTTAAATGCTTGGGCTAAAACTCCATTCTGCTTCCTGACATGTGAAGGATCAATGTGATAGAATATTGGCAAAACATGTCGCCCCAGTTTGTCTCTGCACTCCATGATCTTCACCAGCTCGTTAAGACACCAACTTGAATCCGCATACCTCTCTGAGAAGACAATGATAGAGATCTTCGATTTTTCGATTGCCTGTTCCAGTTCTTTTTGTATTTCTTCCCCTCTTTTTAGACCATCCTCATCAATATAAGCCTGGTATCCCTTGTCTGTTAATGCCGCATGGAGGTGGTCCGTGAAGCCATTGCGTGTGTCTTCACCGCTGAAGCTCAAGAACACGTCGTAATTCCAAAGTTTTGACTTGGAGGAGGATGAAGAGGAGGCTTCGTGGGTTGTCATGGCAGTATCCACCGTTATGGCACAGCAGTGGTTTAGATCACGACTGAAAAATGGCAGTAGTTGTGTTTGTGCTGTTGAACGGATGATCCTGAAATACCTAAACCCATATCAAGCTCCTTCAGTCAACAAGAATATAGtttataatataataatgtTGGCGTATGGACTTGAGAAACGACATAATGTTGGCCAGAAGGTGCAGAGAGAAACTTGAATGCAAGCTTTCTGAAATTTTCCAAACAATACAGATAGAAAGGTAACACCCTAGTCAGACGAGGTGCGAGCTTTCTAAGAAACCCAGATgacaaaatcaacaaaatagaaTGGAAAAATGACTTGCACTTTTAAGGCATGCTCGAACCTGGATCTAAAATTGGTGGTGGGTCGATTGTTGGTCACCAACTCTAAACGAAGAATTCATCAAAACCTAGAAATTTAAACAAAGAATTTTCCAAATCACCATTTACTAAAAACCAGTTACTATCATGCATGATGGCTTGCCAAAGACTTAATTAAGGAATACACAACTTTACTTTTATGATTATTTTCAATGACAACTAAAAGGTCAGAtccaaatgaaaataaaagttAGAACTTCACAAAACGAATTAAAAACCTAATTCAAAAGTTACAAACACCCACCAAATGACTCCAGATAAAGTTTTAAACTCAAGGtcaaaccaaatgaaattaAAAGTTAGGACTTCACAAAACCAATTGAAAATCTGattccaaagttccaaacaCGCACCAAATGAATCCGGATAAAGTTTAAACTCAAAACccaacagaaacaaaagcattGGTGTGAATTAACTGTATCTAATTgaagaaactaaaacaaaagtaagCAAAGTACATACCTCAAAATGTCAAGCAACTAAGTTCTTCCTCCGACGACCCAAAACTCTGAAAATTCCACACAAAAAAAGGTAAATCCATTAGCAATTCATAGCTTTCAAAATTAGCAAAAACTTGGGCAACAATAAAGATGCGTTGAGAACCATCACTCTTTCTCCTTATGTATTTGAAAAGATATTTTATAAGCAGTTTATGTAGTCATTCTGATCATGTTGCATATAAATTCCTTTTCTACAGAGTTCAAAAATATATGGCAGTTTATGGCATCTGTTGAAACTTGAATAACATGGTTGAAAGATTTAAAATTGATACATTCAATTTTCATGTGTAAAACTATAACATATAGCTAAAGCTATTGGGTCTATATATCCATATCAATCAAGTCGTAATATGTTTATCGATGTAAAAAGATGATTTCAGTcatgtgataacatgcttcttGATAGTATAGCTGAGCTGAAGTTTGGTCTAAGTTGGATACAAATCGACCAAAATATTAATAAGAGACTCTTTTAacttttaaccaaaaaataagCACCACAATACTACACTTATAAGTTTTATCATGCACAAAATACACAGCACTGATTGCCACTTTTAGAGTAAGAACAATACTTTACCAgaagaaaacaacaaaacactcaaaacccagaaacagaaaCACACTTAGGATTCAAACTCCTCAAAAacatgagaaagagagagagagtgtgtgtgaggaatgagaataaaaaacaatattatttttcaCACAAACTCAAAATTGCTTATAAAAGTTagaaatcaaaacaaattaatgcAAATCCAAAATTGACCTAAAttaaatctgattagttaaaTGTTTGTTGCCCTACAAATGTCGTTACACCCGACAAAACTTGCTTTGAAGTTGATATTTTGGTCAATCCTGGGGAAAAGGAGTTATTGGTGTTGGAGCAGTTGTCATGGAGAATACCATCTCCCTGTTGAATGATCTAAAACGGACTTACTGCTTCTGCTGGCCATAATAATTTAGGAGGCCCTTCTCTCCAGATTTTCTCAATAACTTTCCTTTTCGTAGCTGGTAAGATTGCAACTCTAAGAATTGCTCTGAagatatatatacaaacaaaatcAAAGTAAAACTAAGCTATTGGAAGAAATTTGGAAAACACAAACACCACTACAACTCAGAGTTAAAGTCAACAGAAACCAAATGGTACAAGTTGAAAAAATATATGGTCATGAATCGAGAACTTCAACAAACTAACAGCAATAAAATCTCATATAATctatcaaaaaccaaaaaagagaGAGGTAATTTCAAGACCTTGTAACGCTGAGGCCTCGTCCAGTTGTAGTACTAATATATGGTTGATGCACCTGTTGCTCAATCAAATCCTTTGTCTAgctagaaaaaataaaaatctataaATACATTCACGTCCAATTTATGAGAAATCATGGGAAAGAAAATGCACTGATAACAGAATCATGAATATGAAGAACttgccaaaaagaaaaagaaaacttctTATAGTGTGCCAAGAACATCCTCCTACTCCAAGCAAAATTTTTATGGCATTATCCACTTCTCAATTCATAATTCAACCAGTAACCCAAAGTCTATAGTGTATGAAATAGTGATATCTTAGTTGATCATGATGATAATTAAGCAGATTAAATGAGGACCCATAAAGCGTacaaaaattcagaaaataaaaggtcCAAAACTGCCATAAGAAAACGCAGAATATATAAacggaaaatcaaaataagagaagcgaaaaaggaagacaaaaccaaacaaaaaggcCACAATCATGAAAGTCAAACACGAACAATCCAAACATTTGTGGAAAATACCAATAAATGCTCAACTAAAAACGAAAGAAAACGTAGAACAAGTTTACCTGTTCTTCCCCTAATTAAACTGGAATACAATTCACCACTAATATTCTCGTCATCCTCCTCAGCCTGAAAAATTTAGTAGAACATAATGATAAGAATCTAGCAGTATTTCCATtgtttaaaacccaaattccagaaatcatgaaaaatggaAGCTTTATATGGAAATTGAAGCTTTACCTGCAGATCAGCAACAGCAAATGGAATCCAACGGCATATACCtcaaaagtgagagagagagagagagctgagagATGAGTGAGAGAATCGATCAATAAAACcccccaaaatcacaaaaggaaaaCTGAACAGAAAACAAATTTGCAAATCTAAAATCAAAAAAACGAAATTGAAACACCCACACTAGAAAGCTGTAAAACTCACCAGGAAACGCTAGTTTCTGGGTAAAAAAATTATTCGAATCGAATTGAAGAACGGAGGAAAGTTGTGCTGGTTCAGTGGTTTTTCCAGTAAGAAAGCACCTTGTTTGTAATTCGTGAGAGGTTGGAGAGCGAGAGAAGCCGATTTGGGAGCCAAAGAAAGCGAGGTTGGAGACCGACGGAGGCTGAGAATTGTGAGGGAGAAAAACGATAAGGAAAGGAAAAGCGGAGAAGAAGTCACGATTATCGACGCGTGGGTAGCATTCCACTGTGCCAACTGCCAAGGACGAAAATGAACGGGGAATGGAAAAAGATTACTTAATTGCGATGCTGTTGATTACCCGTCTTTCTAGAACAAGACTAGGCTGCCGAATATTCAgcggacttggattctctgcctcCCGTTTCGGTATTctttcctgttttgtgtggtcacggttaattcatgctaatattttatattgtttttttataaaaataataagacaaaaaaaaaatagtaatataaaatattgacgtggcttaaccgtgaccacacaaacaggagggcacgggaagggcaccgaattgggagggcagagaatccaagtccgtATTCAGCAGCCACTCATGCTGACACTCTACATGAAAATTAGGTATAAGTAGGAAAGGCTCTTTGAATTGTTCAACAGCCAAGTTAATTCCGTCTTTCTATTTGACTAAGTTCTTTTTCACATTCTTCTCTAAAAAAACATGGTTCCTTTTCACATTATtacaattttatatttatatttttacaaaaaGGGATTTgtccaaattaatttttttcaaaaaaattcgTGTAGTGAGTGAAATGAAAGTGAAACACTCTCTTTGTTATGAttattacaatatttatatttttacaaaAGGGATTTATCTAAactaaatttttcaaaattactAAAAAGATTCGAACTTTCGTGTATATGAATATATGGAGTAAATTGATCATGGCTGAAAATATGGACTTGAGAAACAACATAGGCAAGGAAGGTGTAAAGAAAGAGTAATAGAGAGGAAAatgttgtgtttggctcatataattatgagttggcaaccatttcctctcaactttgtggactttggaagcatgttttgt encodes the following:
- the LOC126595032 gene encoding disease resistance protein RPV1-like, which encodes MTTHEASSSSSSKSKLWNYDVFLSFSGEDTRNGFTDHLHAALTDKGYQAYIDEDGLKRGEEIQKELEQAIEKSKISIIVFSERYADSSWCLNELVKIMECRDKLGRHVLPIFYHIDPSHVRKQNGVLAQAFKKHKKNIRKEKDDKKREENRERVKQWRKALREAAELAEEFQEHEEGMGEEKDDKKRKKREAKQEGVKQWEEVLTKAANLSGYHLQITDNRREAKLIREIVDKIIPEWLPSAEKLHVAKHPVGIYNRIQDIITYLSNCGSDVVRMVGIWGMGGLGKTTAAKAIYNQIHHKFQFKSFLANVSEYDLVDLQGKLVSDILKQTESKITSVDQGMSLIKNHLQRRSVLVIIDNVDKVEQLNAIVGNRDWFGPGSRIIITTRDERLLKQVNMKVDKTYPLKEMNEEEALKLFSWHAFGNSWPNEGYLELSKEVVSYCGGLPLALEVLGSSMIERTPTEWKSQLEKLKKFPDEGIMKPLRVSFERLDLAQKDIFLDISCFFIGWHKDFVAKILDGCEFFATVGISDLRERCLITVENNMLNMHDLLREMAKLIISEKFPRHPGEWSRLWNHQEVTKVLRDSSGTEEVEGLALYFPCWFNMPSFSTEAFANMKKLRLLQLYNVQLNGEYKHLPKGLIWLRWEECPLKSVPDDFFDQPRLVILEIMCSKLVQVWEGSKSLENLKILNLGSCHDLKKSPDFSNLPNLEELILQWCKSLSEIHPSIGHLKKLSLVNLTGCENLISLPGDFYKSKSVQTLVLDKCCQFSELPEDLGKMISLRVLSASTTAIRRVPRSTVRLKNLTHLSLAGVHSKFPLQFPDSLHGLDSLRNLYLSEFDFLTLPSLSGLSKIENLLLSNCHNLHTLPSLSHLSKLEGLWLNNCFSLHTIYDLPTNLKFLDASGCSRLVTMPNFSKMSNMRELNVRGSRALTEVPDLDKSLNSMTWIDMRDCPKLTADFMRNVLKGWTSCGYGGIFLNGNYVPDWFEFVKDDNKVSFEIPPSDGRNFEGLTLLYFYCSNPYQSSPYMGCKDGHPRASIDIHTLPHFSLQRKSTKNRVIKMPDVVLEKCFLWQGQISNDKLNLQSGDKVDITFKMPETYSEFQGTGVNLVWDKPMKENMHDFDGDGRFLIQRHNQGGDAYFSQMPLSFFDFSVQ